Proteins from a genomic interval of Paenibacillus sp. FSL R5-0623:
- a CDS encoding carbohydrate ABC transporter permease, whose protein sequence is MKSTQKKILLVVTSILLVVWALVTVIPMYWMLVGSVQDSAMSASFKPQMIPEQLSLSPYERFFAKTDAWRWLYNSLLISIILTVTNVFFASLAGYAFAKLKFPGSQAVFWTLLGTMMIPAQVTLIPLYILMVNVFDLGDTYTAIILPAAVSVGNIFLMKQFMSTLPTSLIHAARIDACSEFGIFWKVILPMAKPGIAVLAIFTFVASWNEFFWPFLITNSNEMRTIQVGLASFVFAESTDFGAMMAGATIGALPMIILFFSLQRYFLQGITIGAVKG, encoded by the coding sequence ATGAAATCAACACAGAAAAAGATACTGCTCGTTGTTACATCCATTCTGCTGGTGGTCTGGGCGCTGGTGACGGTCATTCCGATGTATTGGATGCTCGTTGGTTCGGTGCAGGATAGTGCGATGTCGGCTTCGTTTAAACCACAGATGATTCCGGAGCAGTTGTCGTTATCACCATATGAGCGCTTTTTTGCCAAAACTGATGCCTGGCGCTGGCTGTACAATTCGCTGCTCATCTCGATCATTCTGACCGTAACAAATGTATTCTTCGCCTCCTTGGCGGGATATGCGTTTGCCAAACTGAAGTTTCCGGGTAGTCAGGCGGTATTCTGGACGTTGCTTGGGACCATGATGATCCCGGCACAGGTGACGCTGATTCCTTTGTATATTCTGATGGTTAACGTGTTTGACTTGGGGGATACGTATACGGCCATTATTCTGCCTGCTGCCGTTAGCGTAGGGAACATTTTCTTGATGAAACAGTTCATGTCTACGTTACCCACATCGCTGATACATGCGGCACGTATCGATGCATGCAGTGAGTTCGGCATCTTCTGGAAAGTCATTCTGCCGATGGCAAAGCCGGGAATAGCGGTGCTGGCGATATTCACGTTTGTGGCTTCGTGGAATGAATTCTTCTGGCCGTTCCTCATTACCAATTCCAACGAGATGCGTACCATTCAGGTGGGGTTGGCCTCGTTTGTATTTGCCGAATCAACGGACTTCGGTGCAATGATGGCTGGGGCGACAATAGGTGCGCTGCCCATGATCATTCTGTTTTTCTCACTGCAACGTTATTTCCTACAGGGCATTACGATTGGTGCAGTAAAAGGTTAA
- a CDS encoding anhydro-N-acetylmuramic acid kinase — protein sequence MDTGSYPMWEKYRLKQEHLVIGLMSGTSLDGTDAALVRIQTDTSGALQQIELVDFVCVPYSNELRDLLIRLCSPGTARVDELTAAHFGVSEWYAYSVTELMRSSGISTQQVDVISMHGQTVWHAPVASAFPGPTGASIDVVSTLQIGECAVVRERTGLPVIGNLRARDMAAGGEGAPLTPYADALMFRSPTEGRLVQNIGGIGNVTVLPSESSTEGISAFDTGPGNMVMDAIVRQATDGRQHYDPSGSIAAQGKVDQGLVELCLEDEYFKRLPPKSTGREVYGAAYAVRLMEMASARSLTLEDTLATATCLTVETIVRAVKDFILPKVQISAMLACGGGTSNATLMEMIRQRLPEDIRLERTADYGIPDDAREAIGFALLGHEALMGRTNTLPAVTGAKHAVISGNLTL from the coding sequence ATGGATACAGGCAGCTATCCGATGTGGGAGAAGTATCGTTTGAAGCAGGAGCATCTGGTCATCGGACTAATGTCAGGAACGTCACTTGATGGAACAGATGCGGCACTGGTGCGTATTCAAACCGATACGAGCGGGGCATTACAGCAGATCGAGCTGGTTGATTTCGTCTGTGTTCCGTATTCAAATGAATTGAGAGACCTACTGATCCGGTTATGTTCACCGGGGACAGCTCGTGTCGACGAGCTGACAGCCGCGCATTTTGGTGTATCGGAGTGGTATGCGTATAGCGTTACGGAACTGATGCGGTCTTCCGGCATCTCAACGCAGCAGGTGGATGTGATCAGCATGCATGGACAGACGGTATGGCATGCTCCTGTAGCATCTGCATTTCCAGGGCCAACGGGAGCAAGTATTGATGTGGTATCAACATTGCAGATCGGTGAATGTGCTGTCGTTCGAGAACGGACAGGACTGCCAGTGATTGGCAACCTGCGAGCAAGGGATATGGCCGCTGGTGGGGAAGGTGCCCCGCTTACGCCTTATGCGGATGCTCTGATGTTCCGCAGTCCGACGGAAGGGCGGTTGGTGCAGAATATCGGCGGCATTGGAAATGTAACGGTGCTTCCATCCGAGTCATCTACCGAAGGTATTTCGGCTTTTGATACGGGACCGGGTAATATGGTGATGGATGCCATTGTGCGGCAGGCAACGGATGGGCGGCAGCATTATGATCCGAGTGGAAGTATTGCCGCACAGGGGAAGGTCGATCAGGGTCTGGTAGAACTGTGTTTGGAGGATGAGTATTTCAAAAGACTTCCGCCGAAAAGTACCGGGAGGGAAGTATATGGCGCCGCGTATGCAGTGAGACTGATGGAGATGGCCTCAGCACGTTCCTTAACGCTGGAAGATACGCTGGCTACTGCCACTTGTCTGACCGTGGAAACCATCGTGCGTGCAGTGAAGGATTTTATCCTGCCCAAGGTGCAAATATCGGCCATGCTCGCGTGCGGTGGTGGCACTTCCAATGCCACGCTGATGGAGATGATTCGTCAGAGACTACCTGAGGATATCCGTTTAGAACGAACAGCAGATTATGGCATACCCGATGATGCTCGGGAAGCCATTGGATTTGCTCTACTGGGCCATGAGGCACTTATGGGAAGAACCAATACACTCCCGGCGGTAACCGGCGCGAAACACGCCGTAATCTCAGGCAATCTCACACTTTAG
- a CDS encoding MurR/RpiR family transcriptional regulator — MKGGLVRLRALMDDLTPSERKIGAYILDHPQETVQSSVAQLSERSGGSPAAIIRLCKSLGVTGFQELKLKIAGDLQTSEPYQYTEIRPQDSMESIIQHVSANNIQSVKDTVHILDPRLVEKAVDVLHQANRIFFYGVGASNLIALDAHYKFMRINRTSFSFADPHMQISSATTLREDDAVVCISYSGETSNVISCLKHAHDGGAATISITKWGSNTLSSMADVPLMITSTESDIRSGATSSRIAQLNVIDILYLAIASRDYNQSVEYLEKSRQAILEHK, encoded by the coding sequence ATGAAAGGTGGACTTGTGCGTTTACGCGCATTAATGGATGATTTAACTCCGTCCGAACGGAAGATCGGAGCTTATATTCTCGATCACCCGCAAGAAACTGTTCAATCCTCGGTGGCCCAGTTGTCTGAACGGAGTGGAGGCAGCCCAGCTGCCATTATCCGTCTCTGCAAATCACTGGGTGTAACGGGTTTTCAGGAGCTGAAGCTGAAGATTGCCGGAGATTTGCAGACGAGTGAGCCATATCAATATACGGAGATTCGTCCCCAGGACTCCATGGAGAGCATTATTCAGCATGTGTCCGCAAACAATATTCAGTCGGTGAAGGATACGGTTCATATTCTGGACCCACGTCTGGTCGAAAAAGCCGTGGACGTGCTTCATCAGGCAAACCGGATCTTTTTCTATGGAGTAGGGGCCTCCAACCTGATTGCGCTGGATGCACATTACAAGTTCATGCGAATCAATCGCACAAGCTTTTCGTTCGCCGATCCGCATATGCAGATTTCGTCCGCAACGACGCTTCGTGAAGATGATGCGGTGGTATGTATCTCGTATTCAGGGGAGACGTCGAACGTAATCTCCTGTCTCAAGCATGCTCATGATGGTGGTGCAGCGACAATCAGCATTACCAAGTGGGGCAGCAATACACTCAGTAGTATGGCGGATGTGCCCCTGATGATTACTTCCACCGAAAGTGATATTCGAAGCGGAGCAACTTCGTCACGGATTGCACAGCTGAACGTGATCGATATTTTGTATCTGGCGATTGCCAGTCGGGATTACAATCAGTCGGTGGAGTATTTGGAGAAGAGCCGACAGGCTATTCTGGAGCACAAGTGA
- the ugpC gene encoding sn-glycerol-3-phosphate ABC transporter ATP-binding protein UgpC, translating into MARVEFRQVRKEFKDDHKGTFTAVAGSDFVIEDKEFVVFVGPSGCGKTTSLRMIAGLEKQTSGDIVIGDRLVNDLHPKDRDIAMVFQDYALYPHMTIRENLSFGLKNLKKPKSYIDEQVQNAASILGLEAMLERKPRELSGGQRQRVAVGRAIVRDPQVFLFDEPLSNLDAKLRVQMRVELGELHKRLGATIVYVTHDQVEAMTLGERIVVMNHGDIQQVASPKELYASPRNMFVAGFIGSPAMNFIDARIEGTQVVIEGASFTLPADVLARLQSHQGKPVIMGLRPEHIFGDDVAPNIPTDHMLQARVQVVEHLGSENLVYFHSGARTVTAKVHPETHAYVGMDKNFVLDLRKAHFFDPETELAIGRE; encoded by the coding sequence ATGGCACGCGTGGAGTTTCGCCAAGTGCGCAAAGAATTCAAAGACGATCATAAAGGAACGTTCACGGCTGTGGCCGGCTCGGACTTTGTTATAGAAGATAAGGAATTCGTAGTGTTTGTGGGTCCTTCGGGCTGTGGCAAGACAACGTCACTGCGGATGATTGCCGGACTTGAAAAGCAAACGAGCGGTGATATTGTGATCGGTGACCGGCTTGTTAACGATCTGCATCCGAAGGATCGGGATATCGCGATGGTGTTTCAGGATTATGCACTCTATCCGCATATGACCATCCGTGAGAATCTTTCTTTTGGCCTGAAAAATCTGAAAAAGCCAAAGTCCTATATTGATGAACAGGTGCAGAATGCGGCCTCCATTCTTGGACTGGAAGCGATGCTGGAGCGCAAACCACGCGAGCTGTCTGGTGGTCAGCGCCAGCGTGTTGCGGTGGGACGGGCGATCGTCCGTGATCCGCAGGTGTTTTTATTCGATGAACCACTGTCCAATCTGGATGCCAAGTTGCGGGTGCAGATGCGGGTGGAGTTGGGCGAACTGCATAAACGTCTCGGTGCCACGATCGTGTACGTGACACATGATCAGGTAGAAGCCATGACACTTGGGGAACGCATCGTGGTCATGAACCATGGAGATATCCAGCAGGTGGCTTCACCGAAAGAACTGTATGCGAGTCCGCGGAATATGTTTGTTGCCGGATTTATCGGTTCCCCGGCGATGAACTTCATTGATGCGCGGATTGAAGGCACGCAGGTTGTCATCGAGGGGGCATCATTCACCTTGCCAGCAGATGTACTCGCTCGTCTTCAGAGCCATCAAGGCAAGCCGGTGATTATGGGTCTGCGTCCAGAGCATATTTTTGGTGATGATGTCGCTCCGAATATCCCGACAGACCATATGCTGCAGGCGCGAGTTCAGGTTGTAGAACATCTGGGCTCCGAGAATTTGGTGTATTTCCATTCTGGTGCCCGTACTGTTACGGCCAAGGTTCACCCGGAAACACATGCTTATGTAGGAATGGACAAAAATTTTGTGCTGGACCTGCGTAAGGCGCACTTTTTCGATCCAGAGACGGAGCTTGCGATTGGACGGGAGTAA
- a CDS encoding sugar ABC transporter permease has translation MQTALAPKPSVPRTSRVARFWRDYGWAYLFILAPVLLFLIFTLYPVLTALVMSFQKYNIMNSTWVGLDNYERLVKDETFWKSIKNTVIFTVGTVPVNILITFVLSYFIYQMKSKWQTFFKATMYLPAVASGVTISIVWLAIFDPTDSGLLNRFLGLFGLDPVIWLGQSGTALFSLILMNWLGSHGAGIILYLAAMGGIPKSLYEAADIDHASGWTQFSKITWPLLKPTTLYLLVTGVITSFQVFISVYLMTQGGPNFATTTIAYLIYETAFKFYEFGLASAQSFVLAIIIIVISVIQFKYFSSDIEY, from the coding sequence ATGCAGACCGCCCTTGCGCCAAAACCGTCAGTGCCCCGGACTTCTCGGGTTGCCCGGTTCTGGCGAGACTACGGGTGGGCGTATTTGTTTATTTTGGCGCCTGTCCTGCTGTTTCTCATTTTCACACTGTATCCTGTTCTGACGGCTCTTGTGATGAGCTTCCAGAAATACAATATTATGAACTCGACGTGGGTTGGATTGGATAACTACGAGCGACTGGTGAAGGATGAGACGTTCTGGAAGTCGATTAAAAATACGGTGATCTTCACCGTAGGCACAGTCCCGGTCAATATTCTCATTACATTTGTACTGTCCTATTTCATCTATCAGATGAAAAGCAAATGGCAGACATTTTTCAAAGCTACCATGTATCTGCCTGCGGTAGCCTCCGGAGTGACCATCTCCATTGTATGGCTGGCGATCTTTGATCCGACGGATTCAGGACTGCTCAACCGTTTCCTCGGTCTGTTCGGCCTGGACCCGGTAATCTGGCTGGGCCAGTCGGGAACGGCACTCTTTTCCCTCATTCTGATGAACTGGCTTGGATCGCACGGAGCGGGCATTATTCTGTATCTGGCAGCCATGGGTGGTATTCCAAAATCGCTGTACGAAGCGGCGGATATTGATCATGCCAGCGGCTGGACCCAGTTCAGCAAGATTACATGGCCGCTGCTCAAACCAACGACGTTGTATCTGCTCGTCACGGGTGTGATCACGTCTTTCCAGGTGTTTATCTCGGTATATCTGATGACACAGGGTGGACCAAACTTTGCGACAACTACAATCGCTTATCTGATCTATGAGACGGCATTCAAGTTCTATGAATTTGGATTGGCTTCTGCACAGTCGTTTGTACTGGCGATCATCATCATAGTCATCTCCGTCATCCAGTTCAAATATTTCTCCAGCGATATTGAGTATTAG
- a CDS encoding extracellular solute-binding protein, which yields MKKKSLVWAMLLMMVWVTACGNSGGAASDDPNADDTVTVWTYPVHGTYEDELKDLISDFNKEHPNITVKTEMLSWAEGPKKFDVALNAGNPPDLYFHSVDGTYVNTGLALELDSYLTPEIKDDYLPGTLDLGQIQGKQYGLPLYQFQWAWGGNKRILEEAGIDWKSIQQNGWTWSEFNDAAAKLTKTLDGGAKQYALVTDGTSLDFIEMLSRNNGMIDVLDKDGTFQWNDGRILDTLSFIKNLMDQGYMPKETAALAPAKRTDMFYAGETAIISKAIPYYDVMIQNRNKDIDDGKVQGEKVDFVLLPVPHNDDQSAATTMGGEGYVAFKQKKDKGEQHAKNTFLVMEALSGAKAGNSANELALPFVRQSQVELFKGKELGQPDNLAAAKVMAENIAMPVVLELDIDKASQQKQFKEQVVKPNIQALFSGEKSPEQIAEDFKSKGQQMFGQ from the coding sequence ATGAAAAAGAAGAGTCTGGTATGGGCAATGTTGTTGATGATGGTCTGGGTTACAGCCTGTGGGAATAGCGGAGGTGCTGCTTCGGATGACCCGAATGCCGATGATACGGTAACGGTATGGACCTATCCTGTACATGGCACATATGAAGATGAACTGAAGGATCTAATCTCTGATTTCAATAAAGAACACCCGAACATTACCGTGAAGACGGAAATGCTCTCCTGGGCGGAAGGGCCCAAAAAATTCGATGTCGCTCTGAACGCAGGCAACCCGCCGGATCTTTACTTTCATAGCGTAGACGGCACATATGTGAATACGGGATTGGCACTTGAGCTGGACAGCTACCTGACACCTGAGATCAAGGACGACTACCTGCCGGGTACGCTGGATTTAGGCCAGATTCAGGGGAAACAGTACGGACTACCGTTGTATCAATTCCAATGGGCATGGGGTGGTAACAAACGCATTCTGGAGGAAGCAGGCATTGATTGGAAGTCCATTCAGCAAAATGGCTGGACCTGGTCCGAATTCAATGATGCTGCTGCCAAGCTGACCAAAACGCTGGATGGCGGGGCCAAGCAATATGCACTGGTTACCGACGGAACCTCGCTTGACTTCATTGAAATGCTGTCTCGTAACAACGGGATGATTGATGTTCTTGATAAAGACGGCACGTTCCAATGGAATGATGGTCGCATTCTGGATACCCTTTCTTTTATCAAAAACCTGATGGATCAAGGGTATATGCCGAAGGAAACGGCGGCTCTCGCTCCGGCAAAACGGACGGATATGTTCTACGCGGGGGAAACGGCGATTATCTCCAAAGCGATTCCTTATTATGATGTGATGATTCAGAACCGCAACAAGGACATCGATGATGGCAAGGTGCAGGGAGAGAAGGTTGATTTTGTCCTGTTGCCTGTCCCGCATAATGATGATCAATCTGCAGCAACAACGATGGGCGGCGAAGGGTATGTAGCCTTCAAACAGAAAAAGGACAAAGGTGAACAGCATGCCAAAAATACGTTCCTGGTCATGGAGGCGCTCAGTGGTGCCAAAGCAGGGAACTCGGCCAATGAACTGGCACTTCCATTCGTAAGACAGTCCCAAGTGGAACTGTTTAAAGGGAAGGAACTTGGTCAACCGGATAATCTGGCTGCTGCAAAAGTCATGGCAGAGAATATTGCGATGCCGGTTGTACTGGAACTGGATATCGACAAAGCATCTCAGCAAAAACAATTCAAGGAACAGGTTGTGAAGCCTAATATTCAGGCGCTGTTCTCGGGTGAAAAATCACCAGAGCAGATCGCAGAAGACTTCAAGAGCAAGGGCCAGCAGATGTTTGGACAATAA
- a CDS encoding BadF/BadG/BcrA/BcrD ATPase family protein: MRVYVGVDGGGTNTDAAIISESGKILARLSGGPTNPHSVSTEQALSELQRVLEQLFNLISDLSTNCEGICLGMSGVDTIQERQLIAEAVNNYMKSRNRQASEGCPVWVVSEGEIALMASLGHTHGVLCISGTGSIVYGFTLEGERYRAGGWGHLLGDEGSGYRIGQRALQVVMQSYDGVLPPTRLIPLLLKNLNLRDISELKTRVYQTDWGKTETASIARLAIEAAELGDEAARALIIDEASQLADTAKALIARHPEFASTPVVLSGSLFRYAALFRNTFIHKLSEYYEELDFVYHEDAPAPAVGAAQLARKRRSLNESF; encoded by the coding sequence TTGCGAGTATATGTAGGCGTAGATGGAGGCGGTACCAATACTGATGCAGCAATCATTTCTGAATCTGGTAAAATTCTTGCTCGACTCAGCGGAGGTCCCACGAATCCTCATAGCGTATCAACTGAACAGGCCCTTTCCGAACTGCAACGAGTGCTGGAACAGCTATTTAATTTAATAAGTGATTTATCGACAAATTGTGAGGGTATATGCCTTGGAATGTCAGGTGTAGATACAATTCAAGAACGGCAACTTATAGCCGAAGCAGTAAATAACTATATGAAGAGTCGTAATCGACAGGCATCAGAAGGTTGTCCAGTCTGGGTTGTATCCGAAGGAGAGATTGCTCTGATGGCCTCTCTCGGACATACGCACGGTGTATTGTGTATCTCTGGAACAGGTTCCATCGTGTACGGATTTACGCTGGAAGGAGAGCGATACCGTGCAGGAGGCTGGGGTCACCTGCTCGGAGATGAGGGGAGCGGCTATCGTATTGGGCAGCGTGCACTCCAAGTGGTTATGCAGAGTTATGACGGTGTTCTTCCTCCAACCCGCTTAATCCCTCTTCTTCTAAAGAATCTGAACCTTCGGGATATATCAGAGCTAAAGACGCGGGTGTATCAGACGGATTGGGGCAAAACCGAGACCGCATCCATCGCCCGCTTAGCTATAGAAGCAGCTGAACTCGGAGATGAGGCCGCCCGGGCACTGATCATCGACGAAGCCTCACAATTGGCGGATACCGCCAAGGCGCTGATTGCACGTCATCCCGAATTTGCATCCACTCCGGTTGTCCTGTCCGGATCACTGTTTCGATACGCTGCACTTTTCCGAAATACATTTATTCACAAGTTATCTGAATATTATGAAGAGTTGGACTTTGTATATCATGAAGATGCCCCCGCTCCAGCGGTTGGCGCAGCACAACTGGCAAGAAAACGCCGTTCCCTGAATGAATCATTTTAA
- the murQ gene encoding N-acetylmuramic acid 6-phosphate etherase, with protein MNHMLNSLLTEQPNPLTDHIDELPSAEIMELINKEDQRIAELIQPLIPVIAQAADRILEAFQSGGRLFYVGAGTSGRLGILDASECPPTYGTPPSMVQGIIAGGFRAVKDPVEGAEDNEELGAADLDEHGLDRNDVVVGIAASGRTPYVLGAMRHAKEIGATVISLSNNAGTPMTLLADVSIEAVVGPEVVMGSTRMKAGSAQKMILNMLTTTAMIRLGKVYRNFMVDLNPSNEKLVHRAKRMIHLATGANEADIEEAFTGADGHVKTAIVMLMAGVDVTEAQHRLDLADGFVRSAIAGPS; from the coding sequence ATGAATCACATGCTGAATTCACTACTAACAGAACAACCCAATCCACTAACGGATCATATAGATGAATTGCCTTCGGCAGAAATTATGGAGCTCATTAATAAGGAAGATCAACGGATTGCGGAGCTCATTCAGCCCCTCATTCCGGTCATTGCTCAAGCTGCGGATCGGATCTTGGAGGCGTTTCAGTCTGGCGGCAGGCTATTTTATGTAGGCGCTGGTACCAGTGGACGATTAGGAATACTTGACGCCTCGGAATGCCCGCCTACCTACGGAACCCCGCCATCTATGGTGCAGGGTATTATTGCAGGGGGATTCCGGGCAGTGAAGGACCCGGTTGAAGGTGCTGAAGATAATGAGGAGTTGGGAGCTGCGGACCTTGATGAACATGGCTTAGACAGAAACGATGTCGTGGTTGGCATTGCAGCCAGTGGACGTACGCCATATGTGCTGGGTGCGATGAGACACGCCAAGGAGATCGGAGCTACGGTGATCAGCTTGAGCAATAATGCAGGCACTCCGATGACACTGTTGGCTGATGTGAGCATTGAGGCTGTTGTCGGCCCAGAGGTTGTCATGGGTTCAACACGTATGAAGGCAGGCAGCGCCCAGAAAATGATTCTGAACATGCTCACCACTACCGCCATGATTCGTCTGGGCAAGGTTTACCGTAATTTCATGGTTGATCTGAACCCTTCAAATGAGAAGCTTGTCCATCGGGCCAAACGCATGATACATCTGGCAACCGGAGCGAATGAAGCCGATATTGAAGAGGCTTTTACCGGTGCAGACGGTCATGTAAAAACGGCAATCGTCATGCTGATGGCAGGCGTGGATGTAACGGAAGCCCAGCACAGGCTTGATCTGGCTGACGGATTTGTGCGTAGCGCCATTGCGGGGCCTTCCTGA